The Thermococcus thermotolerans genome contains a region encoding:
- the rpmC gene encoding 50S ribosomal protein L29, with the protein MKPSEIREMSIEEIDKKIRELRLELAKERGVLTMGASLENPMVIRNLRRDIARLLTIKKEKLREKR; encoded by the coding sequence ATGAAGCCGAGTGAGATTAGGGAGATGAGCATCGAGGAGATCGACAAGAAGATCAGGGAGCTGAGGTTAGAGCTTGCCAAGGAGAGGGGTGTGCTCACCATGGGGGCCTCGCTTGAGAACCCCATGGTCATCCGGAACCTCAGGCGCGATATCGCGCGCCTGTTGACCATAAAGAAGGAGAAGCTTAGGGAGAAAAGGTGA
- a CDS encoding 30S ribosomal protein S3: MAIERYFIKEGVKEMLIDEYLEKELRRAGYGGIDIKKTPLGTKVIIFAANPGYVIGRGGRRIRELTRTLERQFNLENPQIEVEEIKNPYLNAKVQAVRLAQALERGIHFRRAAYSAIRAIMRNGARGVEIRLSGKLTGERAKSVRFYQGYLAKVGNPAETLVSKGYAQAKLKLGVIGVKVSIMPPDAKLPDEIEVIEKVQEEVSANEAE; encoded by the coding sequence TTGGCGATCGAGAGATACTTCATCAAGGAAGGCGTTAAGGAGATGCTCATCGACGAGTACCTTGAGAAGGAGCTCCGCAGAGCAGGTTACGGCGGAATAGACATCAAGAAGACCCCCCTCGGAACCAAGGTCATCATCTTCGCCGCCAACCCCGGCTACGTCATTGGAAGGGGTGGAAGGCGCATCAGGGAGCTCACCAGGACCCTTGAGAGGCAGTTCAACCTTGAGAACCCGCAGATTGAGGTCGAGGAGATCAAGAACCCCTACCTCAACGCCAAGGTTCAGGCGGTAAGGCTTGCCCAGGCCCTTGAGAGGGGCATCCACTTCAGGAGGGCTGCCTACTCAGCAATCCGCGCCATCATGAGGAACGGCGCCAGGGGCGTTGAGATTCGTCTGAGCGGAAAGCTCACCGGTGAGAGGGCAAAGAGCGTCCGCTTTTATCAGGGCTACCTCGCCAAGGTTGGAAACCCGGCTGAGACCCTCGTCAGCAAGGGCTACGCCCAGGCCAAGCTCAAGCTTGGAGTTATAGGTGTCAAGGTCTCCATCATGCCGCCCGACGCCAAGCTCCCGGATGAGATCGAGGTTATAGAGAAGGTTCAGGAAGAGGTGAGCGCCAATGAAGCCGAGTGA
- the rplV gene encoding 50S ribosomal protein L22, which produces MSRGRFSHSFQNFDPDRMARASGRDLRISPKHSIELLREIKGMMLKDAIKYLDDVIALKRPVPMKRFNDSQGHKPGKGFGPGRYPVKVAKAVKKVLLNAKNNAEQKGLDPDRLRIIHAAAQRGPVLRGYIPRAFGRATPFNEQTTHIEIVVEEVRR; this is translated from the coding sequence ATGAGCAGGGGCAGGTTTTCCCACTCATTCCAAAATTTTGACCCGGACAGGATGGCTCGCGCCAGCGGAAGGGACCTCAGGATATCCCCCAAGCACAGCATCGAGCTCCTCAGGGAGATAAAAGGCATGATGCTTAAAGATGCCATCAAGTACCTCGACGATGTTATCGCCCTGAAGAGACCGGTTCCGATGAAGCGTTTCAACGACAGCCAGGGTCACAAGCCGGGCAAGGGATTCGGTCCCGGAAGATACCCGGTTAAGGTCGCCAAGGCCGTCAAGAAGGTCCTCCTCAACGCCAAGAACAACGCCGAGCAGAAGGGTCTCGATCCAGACAGGCTCAGGATAATCCATGCGGCTGCCCAGCGCGGGCCGGTACTTCGCGGATACATACCGAGGGCCTTTGGAAGGGCCACACCGTTCAACGAGCAGACCACTCACATAGAGATAGTCGTTGAGGAAGTTAGGAGGTGA
- a CDS encoding 30S ribosomal protein S19, which produces MARRKEFKYRGYTFEELLNMSLEDFAKLLPARQRRSLKRGLSPEQKKLLRKIRLAKKGKYKKPIRTHSRDMVILPEMVGMTIHVYNGKEFVPIEIKEEMIGHYLGEFALTRKIVQHGSPGVGATRSSMFVAIK; this is translated from the coding sequence ATGGCGAGAAGGAAGGAGTTTAAGTATAGGGGCTATACCTTTGAGGAACTGCTCAACATGTCACTCGAAGACTTTGCAAAGCTCCTCCCGGCCAGGCAGAGGAGGAGCCTCAAGCGCGGTCTTTCTCCGGAGCAGAAGAAGCTCCTCCGGAAGATACGGCTCGCCAAGAAGGGCAAGTATAAGAAGCCGATCAGGACTCACAGCAGGGACATGGTCATCCTTCCCGAGATGGTCGGTATGACCATCCACGTCTACAACGGAAAGGAGTTCGTTCCAATAGAGATCAAGGAGGAAATGATAGGCCACTACCTCGGTGAGTTCGCCCTCACGAGGAAGATCGTCCAGCACGGCTCGCCTGGTGTCGGTGCGACCAGGTCGTCAATGTTCGTGGCCATCAAGTGA
- a CDS encoding 50S ribosomal protein L2, which translates to MGKSLIQQRRGKGTTTFRAPSHRYRGAVRYVPLNLTKEKTLVGKVVEILHDPGRTAPVARVKFENGMEKLIIAPEGVLVGEEIAIGPNAPIKIGNTLPLAMIPEGSYVYDIEGVPGDGGKYVRAGGAYALVVSREKDKVIVQLPSGELKQFNPMCRATIGVVAGGGRLEKPIVKAGKAYYIAKARNRFWPKPRGVKMNAVNHPHGGKEHHIGRPSTVSRRAPPGRKVGHIAARRTGRRK; encoded by the coding sequence ATGGGAAAGAGTTTGATTCAGCAGAGGAGAGGTAAGGGAACCACGACCTTTAGGGCCCCCTCCCACAGGTACAGGGGCGCCGTCAGGTACGTTCCGCTCAACCTTACCAAGGAGAAGACCCTCGTCGGCAAGGTCGTCGAGATACTCCACGACCCGGGAAGGACCGCTCCAGTGGCAAGGGTCAAGTTCGAGAACGGCATGGAGAAGCTCATAATAGCTCCCGAAGGAGTCCTCGTCGGTGAGGAGATAGCCATCGGGCCGAACGCCCCGATCAAGATCGGCAACACCCTCCCGCTTGCCATGATACCGGAAGGAAGCTATGTCTACGACATAGAGGGAGTTCCTGGCGACGGTGGCAAGTACGTTCGCGCCGGCGGTGCCTACGCCCTCGTCGTCAGCAGGGAGAAGGACAAGGTCATAGTCCAGCTTCCGAGCGGTGAGCTCAAGCAGTTCAACCCGATGTGCAGAGCCACCATAGGTGTCGTTGCCGGTGGTGGAAGGCTTGAGAAGCCCATCGTTAAGGCTGGTAAGGCCTACTACATCGCCAAGGCAAGGAACAGGTTCTGGCCGAAGCCGAGGGGTGTCAAGATGAACGCCGTCAACCACCCGCACGGTGGTAAGGAGCACCACATAGGAAGGCCCTCGACCGTGTCAAGGCGCGCTCCGCCCGGAAGGAAGGTCGGTCACATAGCCGCGAGAAGAACTGGTAGGAGGAAGTGA
- a CDS encoding 50S ribosomal protein L23: protein MDPYKVIIKPVVTEKAVAMIENENKLTFIVDRRATKADIKRAVEAMFEVKVEKVNTLITMRGEKKAYVKLKPEYSASEVAARIGLF from the coding sequence ATGGATCCGTACAAGGTCATCATAAAGCCGGTCGTCACGGAAAAGGCCGTGGCGATGATAGAGAACGAGAACAAGCTCACCTTCATAGTCGACAGAAGGGCAACCAAGGCCGACATCAAGAGGGCCGTGGAAGCGATGTTCGAGGTCAAGGTCGAGAAGGTCAACACCCTCATCACCATGAGGGGAGAGAAGAAGGCCTACGTGAAGCTCAAGCCTGAGTACAGCGCAAGTGAGGTTGCTGCCAGGATAGGATTGTTCTGA
- the rpl4p gene encoding 50S ribosomal protein L4, with protein MKVKVFNLEGEPVEEIELPKVFATPFRPDLIRRAVIASWTHRIQPQGRDPMAGKRRVTENIGKGHGMARVERIKTSPRFAAFVPFARGGRRTHPPKVEKIIWEDINKKERRLAIMSAIAATANYDLVRARGHIVDNVPQVPLVVVDDLEKVFKTAQTREIFKKLGVWDDIERAKKNTKIRAGKGKMRGRRYKKAKGPLIVVAKNEGIVQGARNHPGVDVVTVENLSAELLAPGTHPGRLTVWTKGAIERLREIYG; from the coding sequence ATGAAGGTTAAGGTTTTCAATCTCGAAGGCGAGCCTGTGGAGGAGATAGAGCTTCCGAAGGTCTTTGCCACTCCATTCAGGCCCGACCTCATCAGGAGGGCTGTCATCGCCTCATGGACCCACAGGATACAGCCGCAGGGCAGAGACCCGATGGCCGGTAAGAGGCGCGTTACCGAGAACATCGGAAAGGGCCACGGTATGGCGAGGGTTGAGAGGATAAAGACCTCTCCGAGGTTTGCAGCGTTCGTTCCCTTCGCCCGCGGCGGAAGGAGAACCCACCCGCCCAAGGTCGAGAAGATAATCTGGGAGGACATCAACAAGAAGGAGCGCAGGCTTGCTATAATGAGCGCCATAGCGGCAACAGCTAACTACGACCTCGTCAGGGCCAGGGGCCACATCGTTGACAACGTCCCACAGGTTCCCCTCGTTGTCGTTGATGACCTTGAGAAGGTCTTCAAGACCGCTCAGACCAGGGAGATATTCAAGAAGCTCGGCGTCTGGGACGACATCGAGAGGGCCAAGAAGAACACCAAGATAAGGGCAGGCAAGGGTAAGATGCGCGGAAGGCGCTACAAGAAGGCCAAGGGGCCGCTCATCGTCGTTGCCAAGAACGAGGGAATCGTCCAGGGAGCTAGGAACCACCCGGGTGTTGACGTCGTTACCGTCGAGAACCTCAGTGCAGAACTACTTGCCCCAGGTACCCACCCCGGTAGGCTTACCGTCTGGACGAAGGGAGCTATAGAGAGGCTTAGGGAGATTTACGGGTGA
- a CDS encoding 50S ribosomal protein L3 — protein sequence MGKIHRPRRGSLAYSPRKRAKSIVPRIRKWPQDSEVRMLGFAGYKAGMTHILMIDDRPGLTKGKEIFMPVTIVEVPPLFVYGIRAYRQGYLGLETATEVWFHELNDYVKRRIKALPKEYGEDAFKEKLGQLEDLVNDGEIVDVRLLVHTQPWLIKLKKKPEVMEYAIGGDDVKAKFEYAKEKIGKELRASEVLHEGELLDVIAVTKGKGTQGPVKRWGIKIQFHKAQRAGKARHVGNLGPWHPTRVMWTVPQAGQMGFHHRTEFNKRLIAIGENGKLKLDEKNEIDITPKGGFPHYGIIRSDFLMIQGTVPGSFKRIVRVRPAIRPPKKKPPVERPQITYVSRESKQ from the coding sequence ATGGGAAAAATACACAGGCCAAGGAGAGGTTCACTGGCTTACTCCCCTAGAAAGAGGGCCAAGAGCATAGTCCCGAGAATCAGAAAGTGGCCGCAGGACAGCGAAGTCAGGATGCTCGGTTTCGCCGGCTACAAGGCTGGCATGACCCACATCCTCATGATAGACGACAGGCCAGGGCTCACCAAGGGCAAGGAAATCTTCATGCCGGTTACTATCGTGGAAGTCCCGCCGCTCTTCGTCTATGGCATCAGGGCCTACAGGCAGGGCTACCTCGGACTTGAAACCGCCACCGAGGTCTGGTTCCACGAGCTCAACGACTACGTTAAGAGGAGGATAAAGGCCCTGCCCAAGGAGTACGGCGAGGATGCCTTCAAGGAGAAGCTCGGTCAGCTTGAGGATCTCGTCAACGACGGCGAGATAGTCGACGTCAGGCTTCTCGTCCACACCCAGCCGTGGCTCATCAAGCTCAAGAAGAAGCCCGAGGTCATGGAGTACGCCATCGGTGGCGACGACGTCAAGGCCAAGTTCGAGTATGCCAAGGAGAAGATAGGCAAGGAGCTCCGCGCGAGCGAGGTTCTCCACGAGGGCGAGCTCCTCGACGTCATAGCCGTCACCAAGGGTAAGGGGACCCAGGGCCCGGTCAAGCGCTGGGGAATAAAGATCCAGTTCCACAAGGCCCAGAGGGCTGGAAAGGCCAGGCACGTCGGTAACCTCGGTCCGTGGCACCCGACAAGGGTCATGTGGACCGTTCCGCAGGCGGGTCAGATGGGCTTCCACCACAGGACCGAGTTCAACAAGAGGCTCATCGCCATAGGTGAGAACGGCAAGCTCAAGCTCGACGAGAAGAACGAGATAGACATCACCCCGAAGGGTGGCTTCCCGCACTACGGCATCATAAGGAGCGACTTCCTCATGATACAGGGAACCGTGCCGGGTTCCTTCAAGAGGATCGTCAGAGTCAGGCCGGCTATCAGGCCGCCGAAGAAGAAGCCGCCGGTTGAGAGGCCGCAGATAACCTACGTCAGTAGGGAATCCAAGCAGTGA
- a CDS encoding putative RNA uridine N3 methyltransferase yields the protein MAWHVFIPDSLLEETDDPKIRTYKVGQVARACAIFGVEHIWIYKAGGRDGRFIKTILEYAETPQYLRKRLFPLMPELRYVGVIPPLRTPHHKLKGKPKVGEIREGFAFRKGRRTYTDIGLDDLALVEGDVEGRATFRIVSVRPLRVIPAKPEEYWGYRVHLTRKSLAKTLKKARLDLAIATSRKGRDIREVKLPPLEGEVGFIFGSPRKGVMELLGEEEYDFDLILNTIPNQRTKTVRTEEAVLATLAVFNLIRRD from the coding sequence ATGGCCTGGCACGTCTTCATTCCGGATTCGCTCCTCGAAGAAACCGACGACCCGAAAATCAGGACGTACAAAGTTGGGCAGGTAGCCAGGGCCTGCGCGATATTCGGCGTTGAGCATATATGGATCTACAAAGCTGGCGGCAGGGACGGCAGGTTCATCAAAACCATCCTCGAATACGCGGAAACGCCCCAGTACCTCAGAAAACGGCTGTTCCCCCTCATGCCGGAACTCAGGTACGTCGGCGTCATTCCGCCGCTGAGAACCCCCCACCACAAGCTCAAGGGAAAACCAAAGGTCGGCGAAATCCGCGAGGGCTTCGCCTTTAGGAAGGGAAGGAGGACCTACACGGATATTGGCCTTGACGACCTCGCTCTGGTGGAGGGGGACGTTGAGGGCAGAGCCACGTTCAGAATCGTCTCAGTAAGGCCGCTCAGGGTAATACCAGCGAAGCCAGAGGAATACTGGGGCTACAGGGTGCATCTAACTAGGAAGTCACTGGCAAAAACACTTAAAAAGGCCAGGCTGGATTTGGCGATTGCCACCTCCAGGAAGGGGCGTGACATTCGAGAGGTGAAGCTTCCCCCACTCGAGGGGGAGGTCGGATTCATCTTCGGCTCACCGAGGAAGGGCGTGATGGAGCTCCTCGGCGAGGAGGAATATGACTTTGATCTAATCCTCAACACCATTCCGAATCAGCGGACGAAAACCGTCCGCACCGAGGAGGCCGTCTTGGCCACACTCGCGGTGTTTAATCTCATAAGGAGGGATTGA
- a CDS encoding AAA family ATPase, with protein sequence MLFSPYPKTKREELFDRGRELGELEEAAERGERLILLLGLRRLGKSSLLNVALNELPYPSIKVDVRKTYSEFSSVNRYVIGKMLLSGMSGRKKLVEEAKLFLERVRGVSVSGLRLEITSKDFSITELLEALDEYGEKAGRVVIAFDEAQYLRFGGATRYDGILAYAIDNLENLTFILTGSEVGLLFDFLKFHDPEAPLFGRYHHDIALERFNPGLSEEFLKKGFEEAKFKVTDREIEEAVEELDGIPGWLSLYGYVRVTRKLGHREAIEEVLREAKALAGNELSKLFSYSPRYRFILKAIALNYSRWKDIKDYLTLKLGPINDSNFSSLLENLVKAGYVEKRESRYLIPDPVLAKVFREL encoded by the coding sequence ATGCTGTTTTCACCTTACCCAAAGACGAAGCGGGAGGAACTCTTTGACAGGGGGAGGGAACTTGGGGAGCTTGAGGAAGCCGCGGAGAGAGGGGAAAGGTTGATCCTACTCCTCGGTCTCAGGAGGCTTGGAAAGAGCTCACTCCTCAACGTTGCACTCAACGAACTTCCCTACCCTTCGATAAAAGTCGACGTGAGGAAAACCTACTCCGAGTTCTCATCCGTCAACAGGTACGTAATCGGAAAGATGCTCCTCTCGGGAATGAGCGGAAGAAAAAAGCTGGTCGAGGAGGCAAAACTTTTCCTTGAGCGGGTTAGGGGAGTGAGCGTTTCCGGGCTAAGGCTGGAGATAACCTCAAAGGACTTCTCGATAACCGAGCTATTGGAGGCGCTCGATGAATACGGCGAGAAAGCCGGAAGGGTCGTCATAGCCTTTGATGAGGCCCAGTACCTGCGCTTCGGTGGGGCAACTAGATATGATGGCATTTTAGCATACGCCATTGACAACCTCGAAAACCTGACCTTCATACTGACCGGCTCCGAGGTTGGCCTTCTCTTCGACTTCTTGAAGTTCCATGACCCGGAGGCGCCACTCTTCGGCAGATACCACCACGACATAGCCCTTGAGCGCTTTAATCCGGGGCTGAGTGAAGAATTCCTGAAAAAGGGCTTCGAGGAGGCCAAATTTAAAGTCACGGACAGAGAAATCGAGGAGGCCGTTGAGGAGCTCGATGGAATTCCCGGCTGGCTCTCCCTCTATGGGTACGTCCGCGTTACGAGGAAGCTTGGACATCGAGAGGCTATTGAGGAAGTCCTCAGGGAAGCGAAGGCCCTCGCTGGAAACGAGCTCTCAAAGCTCTTCAGCTACAGCCCGAGATACCGCTTCATCCTGAAGGCAATAGCGCTGAACTATTCGCGGTGGAAGGACATAAAGGATTACCTCACCCTGAAGCTCGGCCCCATCAACGACTCAAACTTTTCATCCCTGCTTGAGAACCTCGTCAAAGCAGGCTATGTGGAAAAGAGAGAAAGCAGATACCTTATCCCAGACCCCGTGTTAGCGAAGGTCTTCAGGGAGCTTTAA
- a CDS encoding RNA ligase, with amino-acid sequence MVSSGFKAMLLKLGVPEDRLAVLEGKGGVVEGEFEGIRYVRFRDSARGFRRGTVVFENGDVVLGFPHIKRVVQLERGIKRVFKNRPFYVEEKVDGYNVRVVKVKDRVLALTRGGFICPFTTERILDFVNDEFFKDYPNLVLAGEMAGPESPYIVEGPSYVKEDIEFFLFDIQEKGSGRSLPVEERYKLAEEYGIQQVERFGLFDRSRIDELYDLIERLSREKREGVVMKTPDMKKVAKYVTPYANINDVRIGSHIFFDLPHGYFMGRIKRLAFYLAEKHVKGEEFDEYAKALGKAILRPFVESIHEVTNGGEVEEVFTVRVKSISTAHKMVTHFERLGVKIHIEDIEDLGNGYWRITFKRVYPDATREIRELWNGRAFVD; translated from the coding sequence ATGGTAAGCTCAGGTTTCAAGGCCATGCTTCTCAAGCTCGGCGTTCCCGAGGACAGGCTGGCGGTTCTTGAGGGTAAAGGTGGAGTTGTGGAGGGAGAATTCGAAGGCATAAGATACGTCCGCTTCCGCGACTCGGCGAGGGGCTTCCGGCGCGGAACGGTCGTCTTTGAGAACGGCGATGTCGTCCTTGGCTTCCCCCACATAAAGCGCGTCGTCCAGCTGGAGAGGGGGATAAAGAGGGTCTTCAAGAACAGACCCTTCTACGTTGAGGAGAAGGTGGACGGCTACAACGTCCGCGTCGTGAAGGTGAAGGACAGGGTTCTCGCTCTAACGAGGGGCGGCTTTATCTGTCCCTTCACGACGGAAAGGATACTGGACTTTGTAAACGATGAGTTCTTCAAAGATTACCCCAACCTTGTCCTGGCCGGCGAGATGGCCGGGCCCGAAAGCCCGTACATCGTCGAGGGGCCGTCCTACGTGAAGGAGGACATCGAGTTCTTCCTGTTTGATATCCAGGAGAAGGGGAGCGGACGAAGTCTTCCTGTTGAGGAGAGGTATAAACTTGCCGAGGAGTACGGGATCCAACAGGTGGAGAGATTCGGTCTCTTCGACCGCTCTCGTATAGATGAGCTCTATGACCTCATCGAAAGGCTCAGCAGGGAGAAGCGCGAGGGAGTAGTGATGAAAACGCCCGACATGAAAAAAGTTGCCAAATACGTCACACCTTACGCCAACATCAACGACGTCAGGATAGGCTCGCACATATTCTTCGACCTGCCCCACGGCTACTTCATGGGGCGGATTAAGCGCCTCGCCTTCTACCTGGCCGAAAAGCACGTTAAAGGCGAGGAATTCGACGAGTACGCGAAAGCCCTTGGAAAGGCCATCCTCCGGCCCTTCGTTGAGAGCATCCATGAGGTCACCAACGGCGGCGAGGTCGAGGAAGTCTTCACGGTTAGGGTGAAGAGCATAAGCACCGCCCATAAAATGGTGACCCACTTCGAGAGGCTCGGCGTGAAAATCCACATCGAGGACATAGAGGACCTGGGCAACGGCTACTGGAGGATAACATTCAAGAGGGTCTATCCCGATGCGACGCGGGAGATAAGAGAGCTGTGGAACGGCAGGGCTTTCGTGGACTGA
- a CDS encoding 50S ribosomal protein L16 — MGLRPAKIDRDVDKPAYTRREYIRGAPGPKITIFDMGNLSAEFQYEVSLHAEQAMQIRQNALEAIRIQVNRYLQKNVGRSNYHFKIRVYPFQVLRENPMATGRKADRYGNGMRRPFGKPIGLAARVKKDQKILTVWVNENHLKFALGAMHRAKMKLPYSAYYRIYDKEGNDITSKVLSTMKR; from the coding sequence ATGGGACTGAGACCAGCCAAGATTGATAGGGACGTTGACAAGCCCGCTTACACCAGGAGGGAATACATACGCGGTGCCCCCGGTCCGAAGATAACGATCTTCGACATGGGCAACCTTTCGGCTGAATTCCAGTATGAGGTAAGCCTTCACGCCGAGCAGGCCATGCAGATAAGGCAGAACGCCCTTGAGGCCATCCGTATCCAGGTGAACAGGTACCTCCAGAAGAACGTCGGAAGGAGCAACTACCACTTCAAGATAAGGGTTTACCCGTTCCAGGTTCTCCGTGAGAACCCGATGGCTACCGGAAGGAAGGCCGACCGTTACGGAAACGGTATGAGGAGGCCCTTCGGAAAGCCGATTGGACTTGCCGCCCGCGTCAAGAAGGACCAGAAGATACTCACCGTCTGGGTGAACGAGAACCACCTCAAGTTCGCCCTTGGTGCCATGCACAGGGCCAAGATGAAGCTGCCCTACAGCGCCTACTACAGGATCTACGACAAGGAAGGCAACGACATCACCAGCAAGGTTCTCTCGACCATGAAACGCTGA
- a CDS encoding MFS transporter, translated as MESRRLAGILLLILSAFTGTIAFRLATPAIAFYTRDILQASMLSVSIVSMSFVLARAFSSVFGGLILERGKRLVYIGAIAMMGNALAVQLYPMTSTWVQVAGIKLLNGFLNGLSWPMAQFVIAVATPKEIRARVTAIYFFFGSIASLLGNYVYAYTIDLGLGGQMWISSAFFVLTGLIMVASYVLLYERITPKRKKTPDGEKPSLEPKRVLIIASLMAVIVAFTSGEITYVYVSEALGMEKATTATLIGWAGFLAAMLSYFASWLADVRSERRMVLLTSLIAALSPLLAAIKTAPTVFLGIFLALFAFQSFRPISRKVLASYHRSSLAIGGVNGVQNLSTFLGGMLFGFAYSLGEFHGIVTLNLALLAFTPVSIALLWQSVKLKGGGK; from the coding sequence ATGGAATCCAGACGTCTCGCCGGAATACTCCTGCTCATACTGTCAGCCTTCACCGGCACGATAGCCTTCCGCCTCGCCACCCCCGCCATAGCTTTCTATACCCGTGATATACTCCAAGCCTCGATGCTCTCCGTTTCAATCGTCTCAATGTCGTTCGTTCTCGCGAGGGCATTTTCCTCGGTTTTCGGGGGGCTTATCCTTGAGAGGGGTAAAAGGCTCGTCTATATCGGTGCCATAGCGATGATGGGGAACGCCCTGGCTGTCCAGCTCTACCCCATGACCTCAACATGGGTTCAGGTTGCGGGAATAAAGCTCCTCAACGGTTTTCTTAACGGTCTCAGCTGGCCGATGGCGCAGTTTGTGATAGCGGTCGCAACGCCGAAGGAGATACGGGCAAGGGTTACGGCGATATACTTCTTCTTCGGTAGCATCGCTTCCCTCCTTGGAAACTACGTCTACGCCTACACGATAGACCTCGGACTGGGCGGCCAGATGTGGATTTCTTCCGCGTTCTTTGTCCTGACAGGTCTGATAATGGTGGCCAGCTACGTTCTCCTCTACGAGAGGATAACGCCCAAGAGGAAGAAAACCCCCGACGGTGAAAAGCCGAGCCTCGAACCCAAGAGGGTTCTAATCATTGCCTCGCTGATGGCGGTGATAGTGGCGTTCACGTCCGGCGAGATAACCTACGTCTACGTCTCCGAGGCTTTGGGAATGGAGAAGGCAACGACCGCAACGCTCATCGGCTGGGCCGGTTTCCTCGCCGCGATGCTCAGCTACTTCGCTTCCTGGCTCGCCGACGTGAGGAGCGAGAGGCGGATGGTTCTGCTGACTTCCCTGATAGCTGCACTCTCGCCACTTCTCGCCGCTATAAAGACCGCCCCGACGGTTTTCCTGGGGATATTCCTAGCTCTCTTCGCGTTTCAGAGCTTTCGCCCGATTTCACGGAAGGTTTTGGCTTCCTACCACCGCTCCTCCCTTGCCATCGGAGGCGTCAACGGCGTCCAGAACCTGTCCACTTTCCTCGGCGGAATGCTGTTCGGCTTTGCGTATTCGCTTGGAGAGTTCCACGGCATCGTAACGCTCAACCTTGCCCTACTGGCATTCACGCCTGTTTCGATAGCCCTGCTCTGGCAGAGCGTTAAGCTTAAAGGTGGTGGGAAGTAA
- a CDS encoding pyridoxal-phosphate-dependent aminotransferase family protein: MELRFNMEYEEAYREVYELVKPKYKLFTAGPVACFPEVLAIMSVQMFSHRSAEAKEVHVDTLNRLKAFLEADNGEIILFPSSGTGFMEAAVRNTVPRGGKVLVTTIGAFGNRFKDVVETNGREAVVLEKEPGKAIKPEELDEALRKNPDVVAVTITYNETSTGVLNPLPELAKVVHEHDKLLFVDAVSAMGGADIKFDKWGLDMIFASSQKAFGVPPGLAVAAVSERIFEIAEKMPERGWYFDLPLYKKFNEKKKGTPSTPPLPQVFGLNVVLRIVEKMGGKEKWLDMYTKRSEMIREGVKEMGLGILAEEGYESPTITAVVVPEGMKGVDVYNAMREKGFELAKGYGSVAEKTFRIGNMGYMTFEDIEDMLANLREVIEKLKA, translated from the coding sequence ATGGAGCTTAGGTTCAACATGGAGTATGAGGAGGCCTACAGGGAGGTTTATGAGCTCGTCAAGCCGAAGTACAAGCTATTTACCGCCGGACCAGTCGCATGTTTTCCCGAGGTTCTTGCAATAATGAGCGTTCAGATGTTCAGCCACCGCTCGGCCGAAGCGAAGGAAGTTCACGTTGATACCCTCAACAGACTTAAGGCTTTTCTTGAGGCTGACAATGGGGAAATAATCCTCTTCCCGAGCTCCGGAACGGGCTTTATGGAAGCGGCCGTGAGAAACACCGTCCCGAGGGGAGGAAAAGTTCTGGTCACCACGATAGGGGCATTCGGGAACAGGTTCAAAGATGTCGTTGAGACCAACGGCAGAGAGGCTGTCGTCCTTGAAAAGGAGCCCGGGAAAGCCATCAAGCCCGAGGAGCTCGACGAGGCCCTGAGAAAGAACCCCGACGTCGTTGCGGTTACGATAACCTACAACGAGACCTCAACCGGCGTGCTGAACCCGCTTCCGGAGCTGGCGAAGGTCGTCCACGAGCATGACAAGCTCCTCTTCGTTGACGCTGTCTCGGCGATGGGCGGCGCCGACATCAAATTTGACAAGTGGGGCCTCGACATGATATTCGCCAGCTCTCAGAAGGCCTTTGGCGTCCCGCCGGGGCTTGCAGTTGCAGCGGTCAGCGAGAGGATATTTGAAATAGCCGAGAAGATGCCCGAGCGCGGCTGGTACTTTGACTTACCGCTCTACAAGAAGTTCAACGAGAAAAAGAAGGGAACGCCCTCAACGCCCCCGCTCCCGCAGGTGTTCGGCCTCAACGTCGTTCTGAGAATTGTCGAAAAGATGGGTGGAAAGGAGAAGTGGCTCGACATGTATACAAAGCGGAGCGAGATGATAAGGGAAGGCGTCAAGGAGATGGGCCTTGGAATTCTGGCTGAAGAAGGCTACGAGAGCCCGACCATCACAGCAGTCGTCGTCCCCGAGGGGATGAAAGGAGTGGACGTTTACAACGCAATGCGCGAGAAGGGCTTTGAGCTGGCCAAGGGCTACGGAAGCGTGGCAGAGAAGACCTTCAGGATTGGAAACATGGGGTACATGACCTTCGAGGACATCGAGGACATGCTCGCCAACCTCCGCGAGGTCATAGAAAAACTTAAGGCCTGA